The window TCCGTATTACCCATACCCTTATTACCCATACCCTTATTACGGATATCCTTACTATTGGTAAAAATTTTATCCGCGGAGTGCCTGGCTGGCAGCAGGCACTCCGTTTGTTTGCTTCAGTATAAAATTTCCCTGCGATAGCTTCTTTTGTTAAAATAAAAGGGATTGCAGTGCTTGTCAATGAAAATGACGTAGGAGGCAATGGGATGAAAATTGGAGTACCAGCAGAAATAAAAAACAATGAAAACAGAGTTGCGATGACACCGGCGGGAGTTGTCAACCTGCTAAAGTTCGGCCACGAAGTTTATATAGAATCAGGTGCAGGCCTGGGTTCTGGCTTTACTGATGAGGATTACCTGTCTGCTGGGGCACAAATTGTTCCAACAGCCGGAGAAGCATGGGAAAAGGAAATGGTTATGAAGGTTAAGGAGCCGCTTCCTGAAGAATACAAATATTTTTATGAAGGCTTAATCTTGTTTACATATTTACATTTAGCTCCGGAACCAGAATTGACGAAAGCGTTAATTGAAAGCAAGGTAGTCGGCATTGCGTATGAAACTGTCCAGCTGCCAAATGGAGCCTTGCCGCTTCTGACCCCAATGAGTGAAGTAGCTGGGAGGATGGCGGCACAAATAGGGGCTCAATTTCTGGAAAAATTCCATGGAGGACGGGGGATCCTGCTTTCTGGTGTCCCTGGAGTTCAAAGAGGCACTGTTTCAATTATTGGCGGAGGGGTTGCCGGTACAAATGCAGCGAAAATGGCCATCGGGCTTGGCGCCAAAGTTACTATCATCGACCTTAATCCTGATCGTCTACGCCAATTGGATGACATTTTTGGTTCGGAAATTACCACCCTCATGTCCAATCCGCTTAATATAGCCGAAGCTGTTAAAGAATCCGATTTGGTGATTGGTGCTGTACTGATACCAGGTGCGAAGGCGCCAAAGCTTGTCACTGAAGAAATGATTAAGTCCATGAGGCCGGGAAGTGTCGTCGTCGATATCGCTATCGACCAGGGCGGCATTTTTGAAACAACCGACAGAATCACTACTCATGATAACCCAACATATATCAAGCACGAGGTTGTCCATTATGCAGTCGCAAACATGCCAGGTGCAGTACCGAGAACCTCGACAATTGCTTTAACAAACGTGACTGTCCCATACGCACTTCAAATTGCCAATAAAGGCTTCAAGCAGGCATGCCTTGATAATGAAGCTTTGCTTAAGGGGATCAATACGCTGAATGGATTCGTTACTTATGAGGCTGTTGCTGAAGCGCACGGATTAGAATTCAAAAATACAAGAAGCCTTCTTGAACAACTTAAATAAAAGAGAAAGCAGGATGCCGGCTAATTAAGCCGACATCCTGCTTTTTTACTTTCTCTGATTGTTACTTTATTATCTGTAATTCTTTTGGGAATTTCGTTAATATTTCAACGCCGTTTGCTGTTACATAAACATCGTCTTCAATCCTGACTCCTGCCAATTCAGAAACATAGATGCCTGGTTCAATTGTAAATACCATGCCTTCTTCAATTAAAAGAGGATTAGTTGCTGTCAGGGAAGGATATTCATGAATGCTGATTCCAAGCCCGTGTCCTAGGCGATGCGGAAAGAATTCACCATAACCCGCATCGGCAATTACGTTCCTGGCAGCAAGGTCCACCTCGGAACATGGTGCACCAGGACGTGAAGCCTTAATGGCAGCCAGGTTTGCTTTTAGAACAGTATCGTAGATTTCCTTTTGCTTGTCGTTTATATCTCCATAGGCAACTGTCCTAGTAATATCTGAGCAGTAGTGGTCTACCACCACCCCGAGGTCAAAAAGGACGAGGTCCCCTTTCTGGATTTTGGTTTGGCCCGGATTACCGTGTGGGGATGCGCCGTTTTTACCTGTAAGGACCATGGTGCTAAAGGACATTTGACTAACGCCCTTTTTCTTTAATTCATATTCAATCGCGGCTAGCACTTCAAGCTCGGTTTTTCCCTCGCGTATTTCGCTGCTGCCAACTTCGATTGCATAATCGGCCAGGGAGCACGCTTCGCGAAGCGACTTCATTTCGCGTTCGTCCTTTACAAGCCTGAGTGTTCTCATTCTTTCTTCAGCGGAAAGAATATCGGAGGCATCCGGGAAAAGGCGTTGGATTTCTTCGTATCGTTCCACATTCATATGCTCTTTTTCAATTGCAACCTTGCGAATTGAGGCGGAAGTCCGGGCGGCAATTGCCTTATTTATCATTGCCCAAGGATTATCTGTATCGGTGAAGCCGATAATTTCATTTTCCCAGCCTGAATTCCTGGCATCGTTTTTTTCCATGGCAGGGCAAACGAGGAAAGGCTCGTTCTCCTGGAATACAGCAAGTGCCAATAATCGTTCGTGTGGATCGGTATAATATCCCGACAAATAAAAGACGTTATCAGGAGATGTTAAAAAACAAACATCAATTCCTTGCTCCTTCATCCATAAAGAAAGTTTTTCTAATCTCTGGTTCATTACGAAACCTCCAGTCAATTTCTATGTATACCATCCTATTATACCAATTTTTCTAAATGATATTGGGTTATAGCTGCCTAAAATTAAGGGTATAAGGAAATGGCAGCAGGAAATAGCCAAAAGGAATGGAAAAATATAAGTAAACAAGGAGAAAGGGGATTATAAAATGAAAGTTTCATATCATGGCCATTCAGTAGTTAAAATAGTAACCGGGGGCAAGACCATCCTGATTGACCCGTTCATCAGTTACAATAGTCTGACGGATTTGAAGGCAAATGAGGAAAAACCAGATGTTATTATTCTGTCACATGGGCATAACGATCATGTTGGCGATACCGTCAGCCTCGCAAAAAAGAATGATTCCCTCGTAATCGCAAATCACGAGCTGGCAACCTACCTAGGATGGAAGGGAGTAAAAACCCATGGAATGCATATCGGCGGCTCTTACCAATTTGACTTTGGAAAGGTAAAGCTTACCCAGGCTTTTCATGGTTCGAGTTATGAAACAGAGGATAAGCAGTTGGTTTATTGCGGAATGCCAGCCGGCATTTTGGTGATGGCTGAAGGAAAGACCCTTTACCATGCAGGGGATACTGGATTATTCTCGGATATGAAATTAATAGGCGACAGGCACCCTATTGACTTGGCTTTTCTGCCCATCGGAGACAACTTCACAATGGGACCGGAAGATGCGGCCTATGCGGCTGAGCTGTTGAATGCAAAACTAGTTGTACCGATGCACTACAATACTTTCCCGCCAATTAAGCAGGATCCGCATGCTTTTGTAGATTTGCTTGAGGGGAAAAATGGGAGGGTAATGGAACCGGGTGATTCGCTGGAATTGTAAGGTCAACCTGCAGGGAACCAACTATAAATCTTCTTCTAGTTTCTGTAGACATTCAAGTTTTACCTGTATTGGCAACATTTTGTGATTGGAAAATACGCGAAATGTAACCAATAGGCCGCATTGACAACGTTTCAGGTTTAGAAAACATGCAAAATGTAACCAATAAGCCGTATTGGGAACGTTTTGGGTTACAGAGACATACGAAATGTAACCAATAGAACGATTGATAAGGTTTCATCCTCAATCAATGGAAAGCCCGTCTTATTTGCTTCGCTATAGCATAATAATGGAACTAGCATAGTGAAGTGGAGGAATCGGAATGAAGAAAAATCGTTTGCTTATCTGTTTGCTTTTAGCGGTGTTGATGATTTATTATGCGGGTCCCCGGCTGTCGCTTGATTTTTCCAGTGAGGCAGGCGCGTTTACCGCTGCCTGGTCAACTGCTGCGCTGCTAGTCATCAGCGGGAATATGGCAGGACTTGTAAGAAAGAGCAAGAAACAAGATAAAGGGGCATTGCAAACAAGCAGGAAAAGAATTCAAGCCCGGGGCAAAAGTCTTTAGCTTGTGTTTTTTCGGCTATCCTTCATTGAATCGGGAAATTATTAACCTTATAATAAATAATAGGAAAACCCGCAATGGATAGCGGAAACAAAAGCAAAGGGTGAAGGTCTTGGCAACTAAGCACGAACAAATCCTGCATTATATAGACGAGCTCCCTATCGGAGAAAAAATTTCAGTGCGCCAAATCGCCAAGGCGATGAATGTGAGTGAAGGAACCGCATACAGGGCGATAAAAGATGCGGAAAACAAAGGATATGTCAGTACGATTGAACGGGTCGGCACAATCAGGATTGAACGGAAGAAAAAAGAAAATATTGAGAAACTGACTTATGCAGAAATCGTCAACATAGTCGAAGGACAAGTTTTAGGAGGGCGCGCCGGCCTGCACAAAACATTGAATAAATTCGTCATCGGCGCAATGCAGCTTGAAGCGATGATGCGTTATACAGGAGCGGGAAATTTATTGATTGTCGGTAACAGAATCAAGGCCCATGAGCATGCGTTAAAAGCAGGAGCAGCAGTGCTTGTTACTGGTGGTTTCGATACCGAAGAGCATGTTAAGCGCCTGGCGGACAAGCTGCAGATGCCGGTCATTTCCACAAGCTATGATACATTTACGGTTGCGACGATGATTAATAGGGCGATTTATGATCAGTTGATTAAAAAGGAAATCACCCTTGTCGAGGATATTCTGACACCGTTGGCGGAAACCGTCTATTTACGAACAACCGACAGGGCAAGCCAATGGCATATGTTTAACAGGGAAACCAAACATGGGCGTTATCCCGTCGTGGACCAAAGCATGAAAATCCAGGGAATGGTTACTGCAAAGGACGTCATAGGCCATGATCCTGATACACTGATTGAAAAAGTGATGACTAAGAACCCGATGACGGTCAGCGGCAAGACCAGTGTAGCATCAGCGTCCCATATGATGGTATGGGAAGGTATTGAACTTCTTCCTGTCGTCGATGATTCCAACCGGCTTGAGGGAATCATTAGCCGGCAAGATGTCTTAAAAGCTCTGCAAATGATTCAACGCCAACCGCAGGTGGGAGAAACATTAGATGATATTGTCACGAATCAGATGACCCTTTCCACAGGCAAAACAAAAGGGGATGACTTTTACCAGATAGAGGTAAGCCCGCAGATGACAAATCATCTCGGAACAATTTCCTATGGAGTATTCACTACGATTGTTACAGAAGCAGCAAGCAGGGTATTAAGAGGATACAAAAAAGGTGACCTTGTTGTTGAGAATATGACAATCTACTTTTTAAAGCCCGTGCAAATTGAAAGCAGCCTTGAAATATATCCGAAAGTTCTTGAAGTAGGAAGGAAATTCGGGAAGGTGGACATCGAGGTATTCAATGAAGGGGTCCTTGTCGGAAAAGCAATGATGATGTGCCAGCTTATAGACAGGCATTAAGATCCAAAAGCGTTTAGCACGACAAAAACTGAAAAATGCGCCAGCAGGCGCATTTTTCAAGTTATGCATTCTCTCCTTCTGCCTCCTTGATGGCGTGGGGAAGATAGAATTTATATGATTTAATACCAGACCAGATATTAATTGCTCCCAGAAAAATAAAGACGGCAGCAACAATATATGTAACAGTTGTTTGGAACAAAAATAATTGGTTTATGCCAAATGCCAATACAAAGATTCCCAGGGCAATCCCTGATTTGGATGTAAGCCAAAGTCTTTCCGCGGGACGTCTGCTTCTTACATATTTGACTTTGAAATAAACATAAAAGACAAAAGAAATAATAATGATGAAAACAAGAACAGGCATTGTGTGTGAACCTCCAGTAGTAAAGTAGCTTTATCCCGCATTAACGGGCTGTATGCCCCCCACCTCAAGATCGTAGAGGAATTGAAGAAGTAAAGGTGGGGGATAACAGCCCGTAAAAGCCCGATTGGTGAAATAAGATTTTTCTTGGGGCTTCAGCCCTTAGAAAAATCAATCGGGCTTTGCGCGACTAACAATCAGTGAGGGATGAAGAACCCCCACTGATTGAAGTTTCACTTTAAATACCATTTTAACCGGAAATGGCGATGAGCGCTACCATGCACTTTCCATCGCGCTGGAGAGAAGCATAAGGAAAAGGAGTTTATTATGAAAACTAAAATTTTTGATGCAATTGAAACGTTTGATACAATCATTATTCATAGACATGTCAGGCCTGATCCTGATGCTTATGGGTCGCAGGGGGGATTGGCTGAAATCCTTAAGGAGTCTTATCCGAATAAATCGATTTACCTTGCCGGCAAAGGAGAAAGAACACTGTCGTTTTTATTTGAGCCAGATCAAATTCCTGATGAAATGTACAAAGGAGCATTGGTAATTGTTTGTGATACTGCGAATACAGAGCGTATCTGTGATGAACGGTATAGAAATGGTGAAATGCTAATAAAAATTGACCACCATCCAAACGAAGATAAATATGGTGATATCATGTGGGTAGATACCGGTGCAAGCTCGACCAGCGAGATGATTTATGAGCTTTATCTGGAAGGCAAGGATCGCGGCCTGAAAATGAATGATGAAGCAGCGCGGCGGTTATACGCTGGCATTGTCGGGGATACAGGAAGGTTCCTTTACCCAAGTACAACGAATAAGACATTTGCTTATGC is drawn from Bacillus sp. FJAT-18017 and contains these coding sequences:
- the ald gene encoding alanine dehydrogenase; amino-acid sequence: MKIGVPAEIKNNENRVAMTPAGVVNLLKFGHEVYIESGAGLGSGFTDEDYLSAGAQIVPTAGEAWEKEMVMKVKEPLPEEYKYFYEGLILFTYLHLAPEPELTKALIESKVVGIAYETVQLPNGALPLLTPMSEVAGRMAAQIGAQFLEKFHGGRGILLSGVPGVQRGTVSIIGGGVAGTNAAKMAIGLGAKVTIIDLNPDRLRQLDDIFGSEITTLMSNPLNIAEAVKESDLVIGAVLIPGAKAPKLVTEEMIKSMRPGSVVVDIAIDQGGIFETTDRITTHDNPTYIKHEVVHYAVANMPGAVPRTSTIALTNVTVPYALQIANKGFKQACLDNEALLKGINTLNGFVTYEAVAEAHGLEFKNTRSLLEQLK
- a CDS encoding M24 family metallopeptidase, which produces MNQRLEKLSLWMKEQGIDVCFLTSPDNVFYLSGYYTDPHERLLALAVFQENEPFLVCPAMEKNDARNSGWENEIIGFTDTDNPWAMINKAIAARTSASIRKVAIEKEHMNVERYEEIQRLFPDASDILSAEERMRTLRLVKDEREMKSLREACSLADYAIEVGSSEIREGKTELEVLAAIEYELKKKGVSQMSFSTMVLTGKNGASPHGNPGQTKIQKGDLVLFDLGVVVDHYCSDITRTVAYGDINDKQKEIYDTVLKANLAAIKASRPGAPCSEVDLAARNVIADAGYGEFFPHRLGHGLGISIHEYPSLTATNPLLIEEGMVFTIEPGIYVSELAGVRIEDDVYVTANGVEILTKFPKELQIIK
- a CDS encoding metal-dependent hydrolase; translated protein: MKVSYHGHSVVKIVTGGKTILIDPFISYNSLTDLKANEEKPDVIILSHGHNDHVGDTVSLAKKNDSLVIANHELATYLGWKGVKTHGMHIGGSYQFDFGKVKLTQAFHGSSYETEDKQLVYCGMPAGILVMAEGKTLYHAGDTGLFSDMKLIGDRHPIDLAFLPIGDNFTMGPEDAAYAAELLNAKLVVPMHYNTFPPIKQDPHAFVDLLEGKNGRVMEPGDSLEL
- a CDS encoding CBS domain-containing protein, giving the protein MATKHEQILHYIDELPIGEKISVRQIAKAMNVSEGTAYRAIKDAENKGYVSTIERVGTIRIERKKKENIEKLTYAEIVNIVEGQVLGGRAGLHKTLNKFVIGAMQLEAMMRYTGAGNLLIVGNRIKAHEHALKAGAAVLVTGGFDTEEHVKRLADKLQMPVISTSYDTFTVATMINRAIYDQLIKKEITLVEDILTPLAETVYLRTTDRASQWHMFNRETKHGRYPVVDQSMKIQGMVTAKDVIGHDPDTLIEKVMTKNPMTVSGKTSVASASHMMVWEGIELLPVVDDSNRLEGIISRQDVLKALQMIQRQPQVGETLDDIVTNQMTLSTGKTKGDDFYQIEVSPQMTNHLGTISYGVFTTIVTEAASRVLRGYKKGDLVVENMTIYFLKPVQIESSLEIYPKVLEVGRKFGKVDIEVFNEGVLVGKAMMMCQLIDRH
- a CDS encoding YtpI family protein, which codes for MPVLVFIIIISFVFYVYFKVKYVRSRRPAERLWLTSKSGIALGIFVLAFGINQLFLFQTTVTYIVAAVFIFLGAINIWSGIKSYKFYLPHAIKEAEGENA
- a CDS encoding DHH family phosphoesterase is translated as MKTKIFDAIETFDTIIIHRHVRPDPDAYGSQGGLAEILKESYPNKSIYLAGKGERTLSFLFEPDQIPDEMYKGALVIVCDTANTERICDERYRNGEMLIKIDHHPNEDKYGDIMWVDTGASSTSEMIYELYLEGKDRGLKMNDEAARRLYAGIVGDTGRFLYPSTTNKTFAYAGELIRYSFSRNELYDKMYELSPTIIKLNGYILQHFQMHEHGVASVDLTKELLAEFNAVASEASLLVSTLGNVEGVKAWVFFIEEEDQIRVRLRSRGPVINGVARKFNGGGHPLAAGASIYSWNEKDSVLHELKEVCKEN